The proteins below are encoded in one region of Pongo pygmaeus isolate AG05252 chromosome 20, NHGRI_mPonPyg2-v2.0_pri, whole genome shotgun sequence:
- the LEUTX gene encoding paired-like homeodomain transcription factor LEUTX produces MLEGPRRDRRPRTRFLPKQLTALRELLEKTMHPSLATMGKLASKLQLDLSVVKTWFKNQRAKWKRQWRQQMQPRPSLGPANQTISVKEETPSAITTANIRPISPGIFDANDHDLREPSGIKNPGGASASARDSSWDSQSYDIEQICLGASNPPWASTLYEIDEFVKIYDLPGEDDTSSLNQYLFPVCLEYDQLQSSV; encoded by the exons ATGTTGG AAGGGCCAAGGCGTGATCGTCGGCCACGCACAAGATTTCTCCCCAAACAACTCACAGCattgagagaattgcttgaaaagaCCATGCACCCAAGTTTGGCTACAATGGGGAAACTGGCTTCAAAGCTACAACTTGATCTATCCGTAGTAAAG ACTTGGTTCAAGAACCAGCGTGCCAAATGGAAGAGGCAGTGGCGGCAGCAAATGCAGCCAAGGCCATCACTAGGACCAGCAAACCAGACAATTTCAGTGAAGGAGGAGACTCCCTCAGCCATAACTACTGCAAACATTCGTCCAATAAGTCCTGGAATCTTTGATGCAAATGACCATGATCTACGTGAGCCTTCTGGTATCAAGAATCCTGGAGGAGCCAGCGCCTCTGCGAGGGATTCATCCTGGGATTCTCAGTCATATGACATTGAACAGATATGTCTGGGGGCTTCAAATCCTCCTTGGGCCTCCACTCTCTATGAAATAGATGAATTTGTAAAGATCTATGACTTGCCAGGGGAAGATGACACCAGCAGCCTAAATCAATATCTTTTTCCAGTATGCCTTGAGTATGACCAGCTCCAATCTTCAGTGTAA